Within the Myxococcales bacterium genome, the region GTGGATTGCCTTCACGAGCAAGCGTCCGAGTGAGGAGCAGCCCGACCCCGATCGGACGCTGAACACCGACATCTACCTGCTCGAAGCCCGGGAGGGAGCCAAGGCCCGAAAGCTGAACGATTGGACGGGTGCCGATTCCCAACCGGTCTGGAGCCCCGATGGGACGAAGATCGCCTACGTTCAGGGGACGGCCGGGAAATACGCTGGCTATGGCTCGTCTCAGCTCGCCGTCCTTCCGATTGCCGCCGGAGCATCCACCAGCGCGAGTCCAACGCTCCCCAGCGAGGCGCTCGATCGAAGCGTGAGCAATCTTCGCTGGTCGCTCGACGGCCAGACGCTGTTCTTCGGCTTCGACGACGACCGCGAACGCTTCGTTGGCTCCGTACCGGCCGTCGGAGGCAAGATCGAGCGCCTCAAGCTCGCGGAGTCGGCGCTTGCCACGAGCATTGTCAACGCCTTCGAAGTCGGTCGGAAGGGCATCGCGGTGCTCGCGACATCTCCCACGCATCCACCGGAAATCTTCCGCTTGGGCGATGGCCTCGCGCTCAGTGACCACAACCGCGCCCTGCGCGAGCAGTTCACATGGGCGAAGGCGCGGGGCATCGACGTCACGAGCGAAGATGGAACGCGCATCGGTGCGATGCTCTACGAGCCTCCCGGACGCCGGCGCGGCAAGCCCTTGCCAACGATCGCGTTCATCCACGGCGGCCCGTTCGCGCAGGACGCCTATGAGTTCGATTGGATGGCCCAGGCCTTCGCCGCCGCCGGCTACCTGGTGGTGCAACCGAATTATCGCGGTAGCTCGGGCCGCGGCGCTGATTTCTCGCGCACCCTGTACGCGAAGTGGGCCGATGGGGTCCAGGACATCCACGCCGTCATGGATTATCTGGTCGCCGAGGGACTCTCCGACCCGAAGCGATTGGGCATCGGTGGCTGGAGCTACGGCGGCATCAACACCACCTACGCCATCGCGACCGACACGAGGTTCAGGGCCGCGGTAAGCGGCGCCGGAGCCGCCAACCTCATAACCGGCTATGGCACCGACGAATACATCCACGATTACGAGGGCGAGGTCGGAAAGCCCTGGGTCGAAGAGGACCTGGCCCTCTACCTCGAACTCTCGTTCCCGTTCTTTCACGCGGACCGCATTCAGACACCGACGCTGTTCATTTGCGGGGAAAAGGACTTCAACGTGCCGCTCATCAACTCGGAGCAGATGTACATGGCGCTCAGGAGCCTCGGGATCCCAACGGAGCTGGTCATTTATCCAGGGC harbors:
- a CDS encoding S9 family peptidase — translated: MRNHQLMMPKQSKQFPISSLALLSIASSLILWSPVALAARNEARRLFEPADVHGLFDVSDLAISPEGDWVAYSVETTDIDEDRYSSDLYMVSWDGETRVQLTHTEKHSEAHPRFSPDGKYLAFIASRGDEDDAKDPKSKAQVWLLNRAGGEAQRLTELAGGVSGFEWAPGGQRLVLVSGDPDPAEVETEDAGGETGGAGNESKPEKKPTTPKPIVVNRYHFKRDGEGYLVDRYERLYLFDLATRKATLLTEGAFDSYQPAWSPDGKWIAFTSKRPSEEQPDPDRTLNTDIYLLEAREGAKARKLNDWTGADSQPVWSPDGTKIAYVQGTAGKYAGYGSSQLAVLPIAAGASTSASPTLPSEALDRSVSNLRWSLDGQTLFFGFDDDRERFVGSVPAVGGKIERLKLAESALATSIVNAFEVGRKGIAVLATSPTHPPEIFRLGDGLALSDHNRALREQFTWAKARGIDVTSEDGTRIGAMLYEPPGRRRGKPLPTIAFIHGGPFAQDAYEFDWMAQAFAAAGYLVVQPNYRGSSGRGADFSRTLYAKWADGVQDIHAVMDYLVAEGLSDPKRLGIGGWSYGGINTTYAIATDTRFRAAVSGAGAANLITGYGTDEYIHDYEGEVGKPWVEEDLALYLELSFPFFHADRIQTPTLFICGEKDFNVPLINSEQMYMALRSLGIPTELVIYPGQYHWLSVPSYQEDHMVRWIAWYDAHLK